AACTGGGCATTGATCATTATGACAAATTCTTTTATACGACAGATGGATCGCCGCCTTCCTTTTATGAAGGTGGTTTCATAGACTGCCTGATCAAAATAGCGATAGAAAATGGCGTTCCTGTCATAGATGCATACAATATGGCAACTATCAACATTGCACGATATTATAACATTGAATACCTTCATGGCAATATTGCCACTGGAAGGGTAGCTAACATCAACTTCCTGACCGATGTGAAGGAACCAGCACCGGTTTCGGTAATGGCAAAAGGGAAATGGGTTAAAAGGGATGGTGAAATCATTCCGGATAAACAGCAAATCGAATGGAGTGATTTCGATTTTAAACCACTTGATCTTGATTGGGATCTTAGTTTAAAGGAAGATTTTGAGTTTTCCATGCCGTTTGGGATTGAATTGGTCAATAATGTCATTACGAAACCGTACTCCCTTTCCAATGATGTTGGGTATGAAGAACTGAACTTTGAGGATGATGAATGCTTTTTCATGCTTATCGATCGGGAAGGGAAATGGCGCATCAATACGATATTAAAAGGGTTTGCGGACAAATTGTGTGGCTTTGCTGGCTCTTATACAAATACAGGTGATATCATACTAATCGGTAAAAGGAAAAAGGATATGCATTTGGCATTTAACCGGCTGAAGGAAATCGGCGGTGGAATCATTTTAACGGAACAAGGCAAGGTGATCCATGAACTTCCTCTGAAATTAAAGGGAGTCATGTCCACTAAGGAGGTTCCTGAACTGATAGAAGAAGAAAATGAATTGAAACATTTGCTGCGAGACAGAGGTTATCGTTTCGCCGATCCTGTGTACACCCTTTCATTCTTTTCGACAACCCATCTGCCATATATAAGGCTAACCCAGCGAGGAGTATATGATGTAATGAATAAAACTATACTCTTTCCCACTATAATGCGTTAAAATATAAGAGAAGAAATGGCTAATAAATCAGAGGAGTGGAAAGATGAATTTTAAGAGAGTTCTTTTCATGGTTATTGCTATTTTACTGCTGGCAGGCTGTTCTACGAAAGAAGATCCTGCATCGGATGACAGTAAGCCGAAAGACCAAGCTGTCATCAAAAATACAGATGTGAAAAATGAACCTTCCAATGAGTTTCCACTTACAGGTATAGCCACCGATGCAGGCAGTGAGCGAAGGGCTGCAGCAGTGATGATTAATAATCATCCAGAAGCACGCCCACAATCGGGCCTCTCAGAAGCCGATATGGTCTACGAAATGCTTGCAGAAGGTGACATAACCAGATTTTTAGCTATCTTCCAAAGTGAAATGCCAAGCCAAATCGGTCCGATTCGGAGTGCAAGGGACTATTATATCGAATTGGCTAAAGGCCTTGATTGCATCTATGTCTGTCATGGGAATAGCCCCGAGGCAAAAACCATGCTGGACAAAGGGTATATTGATAACTTGAACGGATTATATTATGATGGTACTTTGTTTCAACGTTCGGCAGATCGAAAAGCACCGCATAATTCCTACACCTCCTTTGAGGATATCCAAAAAGGTGCGAAGGAAAAGGGATATGAGTTGAATGGTGCACCGGAGCCTTATGCCTTCCTTACAAAGGAAGAGGCGGCTGGCCTTCAAGGGGAACCGGCATTGAAAACCGAGGTTTCCTACGGATCAGACGAGTATGATGTTCAGTATGAATACGAAGTCACGGAAGAGAAATATAAACGTTATTCGAATGGAGAGCAAACAGTCGAGCATAAATCGAATAAACCTATTTTACTGGATAATATATTGATCATTGAGGCTGCTCATCAAGTGATCGACGATAAAGGGCGTCGTAAAATCGACTTGAAAAGTGGCGGAAAAGGTTATTTACTTCAAAAAGGAAAAGCGAATGAAGTAGAATGGGTTAATAAGGATGGTCGGATTATACCAGTGAAAAACGATAAAGAAGTAGGGTTGATTCCAGGGAAAACTTGGGTCAATATTATTCCGGATGAACCTGGTTTAGTAAGAGACGTCTCATTTTGATACCCATGAAATTGAGGGGGAGTAACATGCAAATTGATAAGTTGAGAGGAAAAGAAACGGATCAGCTGTTTAAGTCGATCCTTTCCTTGCGTGATTTGGACGAATGCTATCGATTTTTTGATGATTTATGCACAGTTAATGAAATTTCATCACTGGCACAGCGTCTTGAAGTAGCCCGCATGCTTGAAGAAGGGAAAACCTATCATAAAATCGAAACGGAAACGGGTGCAAGCACGGCTACGATTTCCAGGGTCAAACGCTGCTTGAATTACGGAAATGACGCTTATTCCATGGCTCTTAACCGTATTAAGGATAACGTCGAGGAAACAACTGAATCTTAATTCTTTCGATTATAATAAAAAGCCGGGGAATTCATTTCCCGGCTTTTTACTTTGAGTCCAGCACTCTCTTTGCCGGCTGTCTTTCAGCCGTATCCATGTTATATTGGATTTTAGATTCAGAGGTTCCATTTGGTAATAACATTTTATCGATACTTCTCTTTTTTAATGAAAAATCTTAATGCTATAATGGTGTAATGGGAAGTGTGAATGGAGGATTATAATGTACGATTTTCGCGAGTGGAAACATGTTTTCAAACTCGATCCAAATAAAGAAATAAGTGATGAAGCCCTTGAAAAAGTTTGTGAATCCGGTACCGATGCAATAATGGTCGGGGGAACGGATGGAATCACGCTTGAGAATGTGCTTCATTTAATGGCACGTGTCAGACGATATACAGTCCCATGTGTGATGGAAATTTCTTCTGTTGAAACGGTGACGCCAGGGTTTGATTTATATTTCATTCCGAGTGTCCTGAATAGCACCAACCCGGATTGGATGATGAAACTGCATCAGCAAGCAGTCAAGGAATACGGATACCTTTTGAATTGGGATGAAATTTTCGTTGAAGGGTACTGTATCCTGAATCCTGAGTGCAAGGCGGCCCAATTGACGAAAGCCAATACCGATTTGGATATGGATGATGTGGGTGCATACGCGATGATGGCGGAAAAAATGTTCAACCTGCCGATTTTTTATTTGGAATACAGCGGTGTTTACGGCGATGTCCAGATGGTGGAAGCAGCTAAAGAGAGTTTGGAGGATACCGTACTATTCTATGGCGGTGGGATAAAATCGGTTGAACAAGCCAAAGAGATGTCTAAGATTGCGGATGTCATCGTTGTCGGCAATGTGATTTATGAAGATTTGAAAGTGGCACTTGCAACAGTTTCGGCAGTTAAATGAAAACATGTAATAAATATAGTATACTAAAACAGAAACGAATGTTCGTATAGGTGGTGTGATAATGCAATATTTAGCGGAAAAATTACTAATAGGTTTGAATGAACAGCAACAAAAAGCAGTGAAATCAACTGATGGCCCACTTTTAATCATGGCTGGGGCAGGAAGTGGAAAGACGCGTGTGCTGACTCACCGAATAGCTTACTTGATGGTCGAGAAGGAAATAGCGCCTTGGAACATCCTTGCAATCACGTTCACCAACAAGGCGGCACGTGAGATGAAGGAGAGGATCCGTGCCATACTAGGCGGTGCGTCCGAAGATATCTGGATTTCGACTTTCCACTCGATGTGTGTCCGCATTTTACGAAGAGATATCGATCGTATCGGTTTTAATAGGAACTTCTCGATATTGGATACGACGGATCAGCAATCGGTCATAAAACAAATCATGAAAGATCGTAATATGGATACAAAGAAATATGATTACCGTGCCATTTTGGGTAGCATCAGTTCAGCGAAAAATGAATTGGTCGGGCCGGAAGAGTACCTGAAGACGGCGTCTGATTACTTCACTAAAGTAACTGCCGATGTATATACGGAATATCAAAAACGGCTGCGTAAAAATTCAGCGCTCGATTTTGATGATTTGATCATGATGACGATTCAATTGTTCCAGCTCGTACCTGAGGTGCTTGAATATTATCAGCGTAAATTTCAATACATTCATGTTGATGAGTACCAAGATACGAACAGGGCTCAATACATGCTTGTTAAACTATTGGCTTCACGCTTCCGTAATCTCTGTGTTGTCGGGGATTCCGATCAATCGATCTATCGTTGGCGCGGTGCGGATATTGCGAATATCCTTTCATTTGAAAAAGATTACCCGAATGCCAACATGATTTTCCTTGAACAGAATTACCGCTCGACGAAAAAGATTCTTGAAGCGGCGAATAAGGTCATCGATAACAATCAAAACCGGAAGCCGAAAAATCTTTGGACCGAGAATGCAGATGGCAGTAAGATATTCTATTACCGTGCGGACAATGAACAAGGGGAAGCGCAATTTGTAGCCGGTAAAATAAATGAGTTAGTTCAGGCCGGCAGCAGGAAATATTCAGATATAGCAATACTTTACAGAACAAATGCACAATCACGTGTCATGGAGGAAGTTCTGCTTAAATCCAATATAAATTATGCAATAGTCGGGGGCACCAAGTTCTATGACCGTAAAGAGATTAAGGATTTACTTGCCTATCTTCGCCTTATTGCGAATCCTGATGATGACATCAGTCTTCGCCGTGTAATCAATGTACCAAAACGCGGAATTGGTGCAACTTCAATGGACAAAGTGGCAGATTATGCAGATCAATATGATGTTTCCATTTATAAAGCACTCGAATCGGTTGAAATGGTTGGGATAAGCGGGAAGGCTACCAAAGCGGCAAGGGAATTCCATACGCTGATCACTAACTATACAAATCAGCAGGAATACTTATCCGTGACGGAACTTGTGGAGGAAGTCATTAAGAAAACCGGTTACCGTGAGATGCTGCAGGCGGAAAAAACGATTGAATCTCAAAGCCGGCTTGAAAATATAGATGAGTTTTTATCTGTTACGAAAGCATTCGAAGATAACAGCGAGGACAAATCATTGGTGGGCTTTTTGACTGACCTGGCGTTGGTTGCCGATATAGACCAACTTGATGAGAATTCCGAAGAAGCTACAAATACGGTAACGTTGATGACACTGCATTCAGCGAAGGGACTTGAATATCCGGTGGTCTTTCTATTGGGCCTTGAAGAAGGTGTTTTCCCTCACAGCCGCTCGCTTATGGATGAAGAGGAGATGGAAGAAGAACGCCGTCTGGCTTATGTGGGAATTACAAGGGCTGAAAATGAGCTATTCATAAGCAATGCCCAAATGCGGACATTGTATGGACGGACGAGCATGAATCCTGTTTCACGTTTCATTAATGAAATACCAGAGGAACTACTTGAAGATTTAAAACCGAAACCGGCTCCTAGAGCAAGGCAAACACCTTTCAGTTCTTCAAGAACCGGATCTCCTTCAACAGCTTCAACAAGAAAAGCGCCTGCCTTTGGAAGAGCTGTTTCTGCACCATCCGCAACGGGCGGTGAAGAAATCGGCTGGGCTGTCGGCGACCGTGCATCCCATAAAAAATGGGGTATAGGAACCGTGGTGAGCGTAAAAGGGGAAGGCGAAGGAAAAGAACTGGATATTGCCTTCCCAAGTCCAATTGGCATCAAACGCCTATTGGCGAAATTTGCACCAGTTGAAAAAGCATAAGCTATTAATATGCTTCTACTGGTAAAGAATAGGGATATCTGACTTTAGACACCGCTCTTCTAAAAGAAGTGCGGTGGAGTCTTCTTTAGAAAGGATTGAACGTATGGACTTACAAGCTGCAGAGAAGAAAGTTTTAGAACTGCAAACGTTATTGAACCAATACAGCTATGAATATTATGTAATGGACCAGCCATCAGTACCTGATGCTGAATATGATCGGTTACTCCGTGAACTTATTGAGTATGAGGAGGAATTTCCGGAACTGCAAACGGCGGACTCACCGACACAACGGGTCGGTGGCGCCATTTTGGATATGTTTGAAAAAGTGGAGCATACCACACCGATGCTTAGTTTAGGCAATGCCTTCAATGAAAGTGACTTACGGGATTTTGACAGAAAGGTCAGACAATCTGTAGGTGACGATTTTTCCTATGTATGTGAATTGAAAATTGATGGACTTGCCGTCACTCTTCAATATGAGAATGGATATTTCGTAAGAGGGGCAACTCGTGGAGATGGAACGATCGGTGAAGATATTACCGCTAATTTGAAAACGATCAAGTCGATTCCATTGAAGTTGCGGGAGCCGGTTGCCATAGAAGTGCGCGGTGAGGCCTTCATGCCAAAAAAATCATTCGAATCATTGAACAAGGCTAAAGAGGAACGCGGTGAGGAGCCATTTGCAAACCCACGAAATGCAGCTGCCGGTTCGTTAAGGCA
The DNA window shown above is from Peribacillus sp. FSL P2-0133 and carries:
- a CDS encoding adenine deaminase C-terminal domain-containing protein; protein product: MLEQRYRWKNKHLREHIDVLDGNRAPHILLKNTTYLNQALRKWVKANIWIYDDRIVYVGDKLPDNIDRCEMVDCTNQYLVPGYIEPHSHPSQLYNPLSFSRYASHFGTTTLINDNLPFLLQLDKKKAFSLLKELRNIPVTMYWWSRFDGQTELIDEDMVFSHGAVKSWLEHDAVLQGGELTGWPKLLDGDDMMLHWIQEAKRMRKKIEGHFPGASEKTLAKMTLFGADCDHEAMTGEEVMSRLLQGYYVSLRHSSIRPDLPKMIQEIHELGIDHYDKFFYTTDGSPPSFYEGGFIDCLIKIAIENGVPVIDAYNMATINIARYYNIEYLHGNIATGRVANINFLTDVKEPAPVSVMAKGKWVKRDGEIIPDKQQIEWSDFDFKPLDLDWDLSLKEDFEFSMPFGIELVNNVITKPYSLSNDVGYEELNFEDDECFFMLIDREGKWRINTILKGFADKLCGFAGSYTNTGDIILIGKRKKDMHLAFNRLKEIGGGIILTEQGKVIHELPLKLKGVMSTKEVPELIEEENELKHLLRDRGYRFADPVYTLSFFSTTHLPYIRLTQRGVYDVMNKTILFPTIMR
- a CDS encoding DUF3048 domain-containing protein, with amino-acid sequence MNFKRVLFMVIAILLLAGCSTKEDPASDDSKPKDQAVIKNTDVKNEPSNEFPLTGIATDAGSERRAAAVMINNHPEARPQSGLSEADMVYEMLAEGDITRFLAIFQSEMPSQIGPIRSARDYYIELAKGLDCIYVCHGNSPEAKTMLDKGYIDNLNGLYYDGTLFQRSADRKAPHNSYTSFEDIQKGAKEKGYELNGAPEPYAFLTKEEAAGLQGEPALKTEVSYGSDEYDVQYEYEVTEEKYKRYSNGEQTVEHKSNKPILLDNILIIEAAHQVIDDKGRRKIDLKSGGKGYLLQKGKANEVEWVNKDGRIIPVKNDKEVGLIPGKTWVNIIPDEPGLVRDVSF
- a CDS encoding YerC/YecD family TrpR-related protein; protein product: MQIDKLRGKETDQLFKSILSLRDLDECYRFFDDLCTVNEISSLAQRLEVARMLEEGKTYHKIETETGASTATISRVKRCLNYGNDAYSMALNRIKDNVEETTES
- a CDS encoding heptaprenylglyceryl phosphate synthase, whose product is MYDFREWKHVFKLDPNKEISDEALEKVCESGTDAIMVGGTDGITLENVLHLMARVRRYTVPCVMEISSVETVTPGFDLYFIPSVLNSTNPDWMMKLHQQAVKEYGYLLNWDEIFVEGYCILNPECKAAQLTKANTDLDMDDVGAYAMMAEKMFNLPIFYLEYSGVYGDVQMVEAAKESLEDTVLFYGGGIKSVEQAKEMSKIADVIVVGNVIYEDLKVALATVSAVK
- the pcrA gene encoding DNA helicase PcrA, whose translation is MQYLAEKLLIGLNEQQQKAVKSTDGPLLIMAGAGSGKTRVLTHRIAYLMVEKEIAPWNILAITFTNKAAREMKERIRAILGGASEDIWISTFHSMCVRILRRDIDRIGFNRNFSILDTTDQQSVIKQIMKDRNMDTKKYDYRAILGSISSAKNELVGPEEYLKTASDYFTKVTADVYTEYQKRLRKNSALDFDDLIMMTIQLFQLVPEVLEYYQRKFQYIHVDEYQDTNRAQYMLVKLLASRFRNLCVVGDSDQSIYRWRGADIANILSFEKDYPNANMIFLEQNYRSTKKILEAANKVIDNNQNRKPKNLWTENADGSKIFYYRADNEQGEAQFVAGKINELVQAGSRKYSDIAILYRTNAQSRVMEEVLLKSNINYAIVGGTKFYDRKEIKDLLAYLRLIANPDDDISLRRVINVPKRGIGATSMDKVADYADQYDVSIYKALESVEMVGISGKATKAAREFHTLITNYTNQQEYLSVTELVEEVIKKTGYREMLQAEKTIESQSRLENIDEFLSVTKAFEDNSEDKSLVGFLTDLALVADIDQLDENSEEATNTVTLMTLHSAKGLEYPVVFLLGLEEGVFPHSRSLMDEEEMEEERRLAYVGITRAENELFISNAQMRTLYGRTSMNPVSRFINEIPEELLEDLKPKPAPRARQTPFSSSRTGSPSTASTRKAPAFGRAVSAPSATGGEEIGWAVGDRASHKKWGIGTVVSVKGEGEGKELDIAFPSPIGIKRLLAKFAPVEKA